One genomic window of Micromonospora sp. WMMD1128 includes the following:
- a CDS encoding glycoside hydrolase family 88 protein has translation MSITGNAATDRVLLALLTMQRESWEQGILGQALLDLGRPEVATLVADAAVTRQRPDGRLGELAGSVGAVNGAACGEVVRHAADTTGEPRYAAALAAQLDWLTRRAPRAVDGTLFHLLDGRQVWADTVYMVVPLLALTDRTEQAAAQVAGHRRRLHDARTGLYAARWDEDRGELDRPGPWGTGNGWVVAGIARALRLAPRWPAGTRAELAGHVEEVLTACLRHRTDDGLFPDVLDDPGTFREANTAQLLGYAALTGVADGWLPPSWLDTGAELLAAAGRRVDRYGRVTGVSGAPDFAGPGTSPEAQACHLLGQAALRRARAAVSPAG, from the coding sequence ATGTCGATCACCGGGAACGCCGCCACCGACCGGGTGCTGCTGGCGCTGCTGACCATGCAGCGGGAGTCGTGGGAGCAGGGGATCCTCGGGCAGGCGCTGCTGGACCTGGGCCGGCCCGAGGTGGCGACGCTCGTCGCCGACGCCGCGGTGACCCGGCAGCGGCCGGACGGCCGGCTCGGTGAGCTGGCCGGCTCGGTGGGCGCGGTGAACGGCGCCGCGTGCGGCGAGGTGGTCCGGCACGCGGCGGACACCACCGGCGAGCCGAGGTACGCCGCCGCGCTGGCCGCGCAGCTCGACTGGTTGACGCGCCGGGCGCCCCGGGCCGTCGACGGCACCCTGTTCCACCTGCTGGACGGGCGTCAGGTGTGGGCCGACACGGTCTACATGGTGGTGCCACTGCTCGCGTTGACCGACCGGACGGAGCAGGCCGCCGCGCAGGTGGCGGGGCACCGGCGCCGGTTGCACGACGCGCGCACCGGCCTGTACGCGGCCCGCTGGGACGAAGACCGGGGCGAGCTGGACCGGCCGGGGCCCTGGGGAACCGGCAACGGCTGGGTGGTCGCCGGGATCGCCCGGGCGCTGCGCCTGGCGCCGCGGTGGCCGGCGGGGACGCGCGCCGAGCTGGCCGGGCACGTGGAGGAGGTGCTGACGGCCTGCCTGAGGCACCGCACCGACGACGGGCTCTTCCCCGACGTGCTCGACGATCCCGGCACGTTCCGCGAGGCCAACACCGCCCAACTGCTCGGGTACGCGGCGCTGACCGGGGTGGCCGACGGGTGGCTGCCGCCGTCGTGGCTCGACACCGGGGCGGAGCTGCTCGCCGCCGCCGGCCGGCGGGTGGACCGGTACGGGCGGGTGACCGGCGTCAGCGGAGCGCCGGACTTCGCCGGACCGGGCACCTCGCCCGAGGCGCAGGCCTGCCACCTGCTCGGGCAGGCCGCGCTGCGGCGCGCCCGGGCGGCGGTCAGTCCCGCCGGATGA
- a CDS encoding Rrf2 family transcriptional regulator, whose protein sequence is MRLNRSTDMALRIAMLTAASPVRATVDELATRLALPRSHVAKVVQRLQRLGVLVTIRGRSGGVAFAEHAGELTVGHVVRAFEGDDEVVNCAEPACPLVTGCRLRGELRRAQAAFLAVLDGTRLGDLVDGAAGPLLLSLGAPPAAR, encoded by the coding sequence GTGAGGCTCAACCGGTCGACCGACATGGCGTTGCGGATCGCCATGCTGACCGCCGCGTCCCCGGTCCGCGCCACGGTCGACGAGCTCGCCACCCGACTCGCGCTGCCCCGCAGCCATGTCGCCAAGGTGGTGCAGCGGCTCCAGCGACTCGGCGTGCTGGTGACCATCCGGGGCCGTTCCGGCGGGGTGGCCTTCGCCGAGCACGCCGGCGAGCTGACCGTCGGGCACGTGGTCCGGGCCTTCGAGGGCGACGACGAGGTGGTCAACTGCGCCGAACCCGCCTGCCCGCTCGTCACCGGCTGCCGGCTGCGCGGCGAACTGCGCCGCGCGCAGGCGGCGTTCCTCGCCGTGCTCGACGGGACTCGCCTCGGCGATCTGGTCGACGGCGCGGCCGGCCCGCTCCTGCTCAGCCTCGGCGCCCCACCGGCGGCCCGCTGA
- a CDS encoding sensor histidine kinase, whose translation MRTGAAAGHVGYFHEAILYDSDEHLLAVVLPFLTGGVEAGEPTVVGLGARNADLVRRALPAGAGVTFLPGGDVYARPTGAIRAYRELLAGHVAAGATQIRIVGELPPVVFGATWDWWARYESAINHAYDEFPLWSMCAYDRRVAPPHVLADVARTHPRIAGPDDAHEPTGVYTEPVSYLAEHHPAPLDPLQHTTPAVDLTDPTPARAREAVRAADHGLLSPDGVDDLVMAVSEVVCNALRHGTTPVRVRVWCAADRIVVTVHDRGPGPKDPYAGLLPAGDGSEGGLGLWITHQSCDHVTSHRDADGFTIRLTAGNAHFPV comes from the coding sequence ATGAGGACCGGTGCGGCGGCCGGGCACGTGGGCTACTTCCACGAGGCGATCCTCTACGACTCCGACGAGCACCTGCTGGCTGTGGTGCTGCCGTTCCTGACCGGCGGCGTCGAGGCCGGTGAGCCCACCGTGGTGGGCCTCGGCGCCCGCAACGCCGACCTGGTGCGTCGGGCGTTGCCGGCCGGCGCCGGGGTCACGTTCCTGCCCGGCGGGGACGTCTACGCCCGGCCCACCGGGGCGATCCGCGCCTACCGGGAACTGCTCGCCGGGCACGTGGCGGCGGGCGCGACGCAGATCCGGATCGTCGGCGAGCTGCCGCCGGTGGTGTTCGGTGCGACCTGGGACTGGTGGGCCCGCTACGAGTCGGCGATAAACCACGCGTACGACGAGTTCCCGCTCTGGAGCATGTGCGCGTACGACCGGCGGGTCGCGCCGCCGCACGTGCTGGCCGACGTGGCGCGCACCCATCCCCGGATCGCCGGGCCGGACGACGCCCACGAGCCGACCGGCGTCTACACCGAGCCGGTGAGCTACCTGGCCGAGCACCACCCGGCCCCGCTCGACCCGCTCCAGCACACCACGCCCGCGGTCGACCTGACCGATCCGACGCCGGCCCGCGCCCGGGAGGCGGTACGCGCCGCCGACCACGGCCTGCTTTCGCCCGACGGCGTCGACGACCTGGTGATGGCCGTCAGCGAGGTGGTGTGCAACGCGCTGCGGCACGGGACGACGCCGGTGCGCGTGCGGGTGTGGTGCGCGGCGGACCGGATCGTGGTGACCGTCCACGATCGCGGTCCCGGCCCCAAGGACCCGTACGCCGGTCTGCTGCCGGCGGGCGACGGCAGCGAGGGCGGCCTGGGGCTCTGGATCACCCACCAGAGTTGCGACCACGTGACCTCGCACCGCGACGCCGACGGTTTCACCATCCGACTGACGGCGGGGAATGCCCACTTCCCGGTCTGA
- a CDS encoding SCP2 sterol-binding domain-containing protein, with translation MSASAAEYLARGAAGHHPELPETTSGTIRLDLGEGGRTEHWYLTIDHQEVGVTRSAEAADLVIRADREVFDRIAAGRLHLAAAILRNDISGQGNLRLLTMLRRIFPGPPDARHPRDVAGSPHRLAAR, from the coding sequence ATGAGCGCCTCCGCCGCGGAGTACCTGGCCCGGGGAGCGGCCGGCCATCACCCCGAGCTGCCCGAGACCACCTCCGGCACGATCCGCCTGGACCTGGGAGAGGGCGGCCGGACCGAGCACTGGTATCTGACCATCGACCACCAGGAGGTCGGGGTGACCCGTTCGGCCGAGGCGGCGGACCTGGTGATCCGGGCCGACCGGGAGGTGTTCGACCGGATCGCCGCGGGCCGCCTGCACCTGGCCGCGGCGATCCTGCGCAACGACATCAGCGGGCAGGGCAACCTACGACTGTTGACGATGTTGCGCCGCATCTTCCCCGGCCCGCCGGACGCACGGCACCCCCGGGACGTCGCTGGTTCCCCGCACCGGCTGGCGGCGCGATGA
- a CDS encoding globin domain-containing protein — protein MLSESSAAVVTATLPAVRAHGEAITGRFYRRMFDAHPELLDLFNRGNQATGQQKAALAAAVVAYAGHLTGDSAGPPWGPVLDRIAHKHASLGITATQYPIVGRHLLAAVGEVLGDAVTPPVVAAWDEVYWLLACELIAREARLYAGAGVPEGGPVWRDWRVTGRARETADVVSFTLAPAGGAAAPGFVPGRYVSVAVDLESGQGRQIRQYSLSGRPGADTWRITVKRVRGEAGAPDGMVSGHLHEHVAVGDTLRLSPAFGEVDAAGGDGPLLLVSAGIGLTPAMAALAHLADQDPHREVTLVHADRTASTHALRHELPALQERLPNLTARLWYEDAASGDLPGLKAEVRSGLVEPERIPVTAGATAHLCGPIAFMNLVRSNLLGRGVPAGRIAYEVFGPGMLPG, from the coding sequence GTGCTCTCGGAATCCTCCGCCGCCGTGGTGACCGCGACCCTGCCCGCCGTGCGGGCGCACGGCGAGGCGATCACCGGCCGGTTCTACCGGCGGATGTTCGACGCCCACCCGGAACTGCTGGACCTCTTCAACCGGGGCAACCAGGCGACCGGACAGCAGAAGGCCGCCCTGGCCGCCGCCGTGGTCGCGTACGCCGGGCACCTGACCGGGGACTCCGCCGGCCCGCCGTGGGGGCCGGTGCTGGATCGGATCGCGCACAAGCACGCCTCGCTCGGCATCACCGCCACCCAGTACCCGATCGTCGGCCGGCACCTGCTCGCGGCGGTCGGCGAGGTGCTCGGCGACGCCGTGACGCCCCCGGTCGTCGCCGCCTGGGACGAGGTCTACTGGCTGCTCGCGTGCGAGCTGATCGCCCGGGAGGCACGGCTGTACGCCGGGGCCGGCGTGCCCGAGGGCGGTCCGGTGTGGCGGGACTGGCGGGTCACCGGCCGGGCCCGGGAGACCGCCGACGTCGTCTCGTTCACCCTGGCCCCGGCCGGCGGTGCCGCCGCTCCCGGCTTCGTTCCCGGCCGGTACGTGTCGGTCGCGGTCGACCTGGAGTCCGGCCAGGGGCGGCAGATCCGGCAGTACAGCCTCTCCGGCCGGCCCGGCGCGGACACGTGGCGGATCACCGTGAAGCGGGTCCGCGGCGAGGCGGGCGCGCCGGACGGGATGGTCTCCGGGCATCTGCACGAGCATGTGGCGGTCGGCGACACGCTCCGGCTCAGCCCGGCGTTCGGCGAGGTCGACGCGGCCGGCGGCGACGGGCCGCTGCTGCTGGTCAGCGCCGGCATCGGACTCACCCCGGCGATGGCGGCGCTGGCGCACCTGGCCGATCAGGACCCCCACCGCGAGGTGACGCTTGTGCACGCCGACCGGACCGCCAGCACGCACGCGTTGCGCCACGAACTGCCCGCGCTGCAGGAGCGGCTGCCGAACCTCACGGCCCGGCTCTGGTACGAGGACGCCGCCAGCGGCGACCTGCCCGGGCTGAAGGCGGAGGTACGGTCCGGGCTGGTCGAGCCGGAACGGATCCCGGTCACCGCCGGGGCCACGGCGCACCTGTGCGGCCCGATCGCCTTCATGAACCTGGTCCGGAGCAACCTGCTGGGGCGGGGCGTGCCGGCCGGACGGATCGCCTACGAGGTGTTCGGCCCCGGGATGCTGCCCGGCTGA
- a CDS encoding DinB family protein gives MDVNDLLTEAYGRLPDLVAGALDGLDPEQLRQAPADGANPVGWLIWHLTRIQDHHVADLLGEKQLWATGDWAQRCGLRPDADDTGYGHGPEQIAAVRPDDGGVLLDYHRAVVERSLAYLRRLRPGDLDRVVDENWDPPVTLGVRLVSVLDDDLQHVGQAAYVRGLIRRD, from the coding sequence GTGGACGTGAACGACCTGCTGACCGAGGCGTACGGGCGGCTGCCGGACCTGGTCGCCGGTGCGCTCGACGGGCTCGACCCGGAGCAGCTTCGGCAGGCCCCGGCCGACGGGGCGAACCCGGTCGGCTGGTTGATCTGGCACCTGACCCGGATCCAGGATCATCACGTGGCGGACCTGCTCGGGGAGAAGCAGCTCTGGGCCACCGGCGACTGGGCGCAGCGGTGCGGCCTGCGCCCCGACGCCGACGACACCGGCTACGGCCACGGCCCCGAACAGATCGCCGCGGTGCGGCCGGATGACGGCGGCGTGCTGCTCGACTACCACCGGGCGGTGGTGGAACGGAGCTTGGCATACCTGCGGCGGTTGCGTCCGGGCGATCTGGACCGGGTGGTGGACGAGAACTGGGACCCGCCGGTCACGCTCGGCGTACGGCTGGTGAGCGTGCTCGACGACGACCTTCAGCACGTCGGGCAGGCGGCGTACGTGCGCGGCCTCATCCGGCGGGACTGA
- a CDS encoding Pr6Pr family membrane protein, translated as MTPRRRRPAILLRLAVVLAVLAGIVLTALGPATVTGLLPYFTIQSNVAVGVLAGYAAWCASRDRPEPPSALKGAVTLYITITGTVYHLVLANPASPFAMAQPHREPGEWWGNQLLHTVVPLLAVADWALFDRRGRLRPRYAAWWLAFPLAYLGFALVRGLVVDRYPYPFLDAGQLGYDGVGVSALGFATVFWLLGLLFVGVDRLLARTSRADPPPQPEANGPATRERSGSGSG; from the coding sequence GTGACCCCCCGGCGTCGCCGACCGGCGATCCTCCTCCGCCTGGCCGTGGTGCTCGCCGTGCTGGCCGGCATCGTGCTCACCGCGCTCGGCCCGGCCACCGTGACCGGCCTGCTGCCGTACTTCACGATCCAGAGCAACGTGGCGGTCGGCGTCCTCGCCGGCTACGCCGCCTGGTGCGCGTCGCGCGACCGGCCGGAGCCGCCGAGTGCGCTGAAGGGCGCGGTGACGCTCTACATCACCATCACCGGCACGGTCTACCACCTGGTGCTGGCCAATCCAGCCAGCCCGTTCGCCATGGCGCAGCCGCACCGGGAGCCGGGCGAGTGGTGGGGCAACCAGCTCCTGCACACCGTGGTGCCGCTGCTCGCCGTGGCCGACTGGGCGCTGTTCGACAGGCGTGGCCGGCTGCGCCCGCGGTACGCCGCCTGGTGGCTGGCGTTCCCGCTCGCCTACCTCGGGTTCGCACTGGTACGCGGCCTCGTCGTGGACCGCTACCCGTACCCGTTCCTGGACGCCGGGCAGCTCGGCTACGACGGCGTCGGGGTCAGCGCGCTCGGGTTCGCCACCGTGTTCTGGCTGCTGGGCCTGCTCTTCGTGGGCGTCGACCGGCTGCTCGCCCGGACGTCCCGGGCCGACCCGCCGCCGCAACCCGAGGCGAACGGACCGGCGACCCGGGAGCGCAGCGGCTCCGGCTCCGGCTGA
- a CDS encoding MEDS domain-containing protein gives MTSVAATGHGHACLAYDDPATWHARTVEQVTVGLAAGEQVWVVGPEEPGAVTRRLGSVPGFDAALGRGTVRLFATGDAYRHDRAVDARRQVRAYARATAEALAAGHTGLRVVADATALVRDAARRDAFARYEHQVDRWMRHRPMSAVCAYDRRALGDAAVAELACLHPESNADVPFRLHAGDGDAVVALGGELDQTHHALFAAALDRADPRPVAGRLVVDAADLRFVDHRALLRLRDHARRHRAAVVLRTRRPAVARLVELLGLTEVRVEVLR, from the coding sequence GTGACGAGCGTGGCCGCGACGGGCCACGGCCACGCCTGCCTCGCCTACGACGACCCGGCCACGTGGCACGCCCGCACGGTCGAGCAGGTCACCGTCGGTCTCGCGGCCGGTGAGCAGGTCTGGGTGGTCGGGCCGGAGGAGCCCGGTGCCGTGACCCGGCGGCTGGGGTCCGTCCCCGGCTTCGACGCCGCGTTGGGTCGCGGCACGGTGCGGCTGTTCGCGACCGGCGACGCCTACCGGCACGACCGGGCCGTCGACGCTCGGCGACAGGTCCGGGCGTACGCGCGGGCCACCGCCGAGGCGCTGGCCGCCGGCCACACCGGCCTGCGGGTGGTGGCCGACGCGACCGCCCTGGTCCGTGACGCCGCCCGGCGCGACGCGTTCGCCCGCTACGAGCACCAGGTGGACCGCTGGATGCGGCACCGGCCGATGTCGGCGGTGTGCGCCTACGACCGCCGGGCGCTCGGCGACGCGGCGGTCGCCGAGCTGGCCTGCCTGCATCCGGAGAGCAACGCCGACGTGCCGTTCCGGCTGCACGCCGGCGACGGTGACGCGGTGGTGGCGCTCGGGGGCGAGCTGGACCAGACTCACCACGCGCTCTTCGCCGCCGCCCTGGACCGGGCCGACCCGCGACCGGTCGCCGGGCGGCTCGTCGTCGACGCGGCCGACCTGCGCTTCGTCGACCACCGCGCGCTTCTGCGCCTGCGCGACCATGCCCGCCGGCACCGCGCCGCCGTGGTGCTGCGCACCCGCCGCCCGGCCGTGGCCCGGCTGGTCGAGCTGCTGGGCCTGACCGAGGTACGGGTGGAGGTGCTCCGATGA
- a CDS encoding class I SAM-dependent methyltransferase, with protein sequence MGFSHPIFARQFARASVAMDAIGVAAHRRRLVAGLRGRVVEVGAGNGRNLSHYPPAVTRVLAVEPEPLLRALAHAAGAAAEVPVTVAAGLAEALPVADGAADAVVFSLVLCSVPDQAVALREARRVLRPGGELRFYEHVVASTRGLRRAQRLADRTLWPLFCAGCHTGRDTVAAIRAAGFTVTELDRFRFPERGIPVPASPHVLGAAIRS encoded by the coding sequence ATGGGTTTCTCCCACCCGATCTTCGCCCGGCAGTTCGCGCGCGCCAGCGTCGCCATGGACGCCATCGGCGTCGCCGCGCACCGACGCCGCCTGGTGGCCGGGCTACGCGGCCGGGTGGTCGAGGTCGGCGCCGGCAACGGGCGTAACCTGTCGCACTACCCGCCGGCCGTGACCCGGGTGCTCGCCGTCGAGCCGGAACCCCTGCTACGCGCCCTCGCCCACGCCGCCGGGGCCGCCGCCGAAGTGCCGGTGACCGTCGCCGCCGGTCTGGCCGAGGCGCTGCCGGTCGCCGACGGCGCCGCCGACGCGGTGGTGTTCTCGCTGGTGCTCTGCTCCGTGCCCGACCAGGCGGTCGCGCTACGGGAGGCGCGTCGGGTCCTGCGACCCGGCGGCGAACTGCGCTTCTACGAGCACGTGGTCGCGTCGACGCGGGGCCTGCGCCGGGCCCAGCGCCTCGCCGACCGGACGCTGTGGCCGCTGTTCTGCGCCGGCTGTCACACCGGCCGCGACACCGTGGCCGCGATCCGGGCCGCCGGCTTCACCGTGACCGAACTGGACCGGTTCCGCTTCCCCGAGCGGGGGATCCCGGTGCCCGCCTCGCCGCACGTGCTCGGCGCCGCGATCCGGAGCTGA
- a CDS encoding DUF72 domain-containing protein, with protein sequence MGVIKVGTSSWADQMLVRSGWYPGGTNTPAGRLGWYAEHFGLVEVDTSYYAVPAPETTAGWADATPSGFTFDVKAFRLFTGHHTPVEALPKDLRPAGGPSRIRWRDLSAGAYDELWDRFHAALAPLAAADRLGAVLLQFPPWLARGDAARRRILAAARRCRPFPVTVELRHSSWFAEDAVVDTVTFLRENGLGYGCVDMPQGHASSVPPILVATTDLAVVRFHGHSDAWESGDKQERFRYAYGERELRHWSVLLRELADKCAELHVLMNNCCGDQAQRDAARLAGLLGVVPATARA encoded by the coding sequence ATGGGTGTCATCAAGGTGGGCACGTCCTCGTGGGCCGACCAGATGCTGGTCCGCTCCGGCTGGTATCCAGGCGGGACCAACACCCCGGCCGGCCGGCTGGGCTGGTATGCCGAGCACTTCGGACTGGTCGAGGTGGACACCTCGTACTATGCCGTGCCGGCGCCGGAGACCACCGCGGGCTGGGCGGACGCGACCCCGTCGGGCTTCACCTTCGACGTCAAGGCGTTCCGGCTCTTCACCGGCCACCACACCCCGGTCGAGGCGCTGCCGAAGGACCTGCGACCGGCGGGTGGCCCGAGCCGGATCCGCTGGCGGGACCTGTCCGCCGGGGCGTACGACGAGTTGTGGGACCGATTCCACGCGGCGCTGGCGCCGCTCGCGGCGGCCGACCGGCTCGGCGCCGTGCTGTTGCAGTTCCCGCCCTGGCTGGCCCGCGGCGACGCGGCCCGCCGGCGGATCCTGGCCGCCGCGCGGCGGTGCCGGCCCTTCCCGGTCACCGTCGAGCTGCGGCACTCCTCCTGGTTCGCCGAGGACGCCGTGGTGGACACCGTGACGTTCCTGCGCGAGAACGGGCTCGGCTACGGCTGTGTGGACATGCCGCAGGGGCACGCCTCCTCGGTGCCGCCGATCCTGGTCGCCACCACCGACCTCGCGGTGGTCCGCTTCCACGGGCACAGCGACGCCTGGGAGAGCGGCGACAAGCAGGAGCGGTTCCGCTACGCCTACGGCGAGCGGGAGCTGCGGCACTGGTCGGTGCTGTTGCGCGAGCTGGCCGACAAGTGCGCCGAGCTGCACGTGCTGATGAACAACTGCTGCGGCGACCAGGCCCAGCGGGACGCCGCCCGCCTCGCCGGGCTTCTCGGCGTGGTTCCCGCCACCGCGCGCGCCTGA
- a CDS encoding glycogen debranching N-terminal domain-containing protein, with protein MKQELVSVLAGNAFATGDAQGDMEAEPCVPIGLFSFDTRFLSRWILTIDGERLQALSRDDLSYFEARFVLVPGAASHYVDADISVIRYRSLGESFHEEITVLNHSAEPAEFTVRMEIGSDFADTAEIHQPGPRRPAATADPERRELRIRYQRERFTRETVVASTAPVEVDSRGMTFRLRIEPNGSWRTDLHVHMVIQGAGEQDLRTDIEAHRQQVRQSMADDLTRWFDQAPQLVADRAPLAAAYRQALADLAALRYTPLAYAERVPVGGLPWAMTLYGRDALITCLETLPFTPELTPPTLRMLAFAQGGQLDDYHDEEPGKILGELRYGETAAFGEKPTALYYGAADTTPLFVVLLDEYERWTGDADLVRQLRHPARMALDWLTEYGDPYGDGYLRYQPRNTTNGVANQTWRNSPDAIVDRHGVVPPFPRATCELQGYAYDARIRGARLAREFWNDPGYAQRLEADAARLRERFDRDFWLPNRGYHALAITPDGEPVDALTSALGHLLWSGIVAPERADSLAAHLCGPDLFSGWGVRTYAEGQRPYNPVGAHLGAVWPSDNALVAAGLRRYGYDAEAAQVAAGVLAVAETLGGSVPEVIAGYPRRLTRYPVQLPAAGRPQSWASGGLLMLLATILGLRPCGDNLLVDPAIPAGYGKIELLDVPGRWGRADSYGRERGSRRRLRTGGGAGRRAA; from the coding sequence ATGAAGCAGGAACTCGTCTCCGTCCTCGCCGGCAACGCCTTCGCCACGGGCGACGCGCAGGGCGACATGGAAGCGGAGCCGTGCGTGCCGATCGGCCTGTTCTCCTTCGACACCCGGTTCCTGTCCCGCTGGATCCTGACGATCGACGGTGAGCGGTTGCAGGCGCTGTCCCGGGACGACCTGAGCTACTTCGAGGCCCGCTTCGTGCTGGTGCCCGGCGCCGCCAGCCACTATGTCGACGCCGACATCTCGGTGATCCGGTACCGCTCCCTCGGTGAGTCGTTCCACGAGGAGATCACGGTGCTGAACCACTCCGCCGAACCCGCCGAGTTCACGGTGCGGATGGAGATCGGCAGCGACTTCGCCGACACCGCCGAGATCCATCAACCCGGCCCGCGCCGCCCGGCCGCCACCGCCGACCCGGAGCGCCGTGAGCTGCGGATCCGCTACCAGCGCGAACGGTTCACCCGGGAGACGGTGGTCGCCAGCACCGCCCCGGTCGAGGTCGACTCCCGGGGGATGACCTTCCGACTCCGGATCGAGCCCAACGGCTCCTGGCGCACCGACCTGCACGTGCACATGGTCATCCAGGGCGCCGGCGAACAGGACCTGCGGACCGACATCGAGGCCCACCGCCAACAGGTCCGGCAGAGCATGGCCGACGACCTGACCCGGTGGTTCGACCAGGCGCCGCAGTTGGTCGCCGACCGCGCGCCCCTGGCCGCCGCGTACCGGCAGGCCCTGGCCGACCTGGCCGCGCTGCGCTACACCCCGCTCGCGTACGCCGAGCGGGTGCCGGTCGGCGGGCTGCCCTGGGCGATGACCCTGTACGGCCGGGACGCGCTGATCACCTGCCTGGAGACGCTGCCGTTCACGCCCGAGCTGACGCCGCCGACGCTGCGCATGCTCGCGTTCGCGCAGGGCGGCCAGCTCGACGACTACCACGACGAGGAACCCGGCAAGATCCTCGGCGAGCTGCGGTACGGCGAGACGGCCGCGTTCGGCGAGAAGCCCACCGCGCTCTACTACGGCGCGGCGGACACCACCCCGCTCTTCGTCGTCCTGCTCGACGAGTACGAACGCTGGACCGGCGACGCCGACCTGGTCCGGCAACTGCGCCACCCGGCCCGGATGGCGCTGGACTGGCTGACCGAGTACGGCGACCCGTACGGCGACGGCTACCTGCGCTACCAGCCGCGCAACACGACGAACGGGGTGGCCAACCAGACCTGGCGCAACTCGCCGGACGCGATCGTCGACCGGCACGGCGTCGTGCCGCCGTTCCCGCGGGCCACCTGCGAACTGCAGGGGTACGCGTACGACGCGCGGATCCGGGGCGCCCGGCTGGCCCGGGAGTTCTGGAACGACCCGGGGTACGCGCAGCGGCTGGAGGCGGACGCGGCCCGGTTGCGGGAGCGGTTCGACCGGGACTTCTGGCTGCCGAACCGGGGCTACCACGCGCTGGCCATCACCCCGGACGGGGAGCCGGTCGACGCGCTCACCTCCGCCCTCGGACACCTGCTCTGGAGCGGCATCGTCGCACCCGAGCGGGCCGACTCGCTCGCCGCCCACCTGTGCGGGCCGGACCTCTTCTCCGGCTGGGGAGTGCGCACCTACGCGGAGGGGCAACGGCCGTACAACCCGGTCGGCGCGCACCTCGGCGCGGTCTGGCCCTCGGACAACGCCCTCGTCGCGGCCGGTCTGCGCCGGTACGGCTACGACGCCGAGGCCGCCCAGGTCGCCGCCGGTGTGCTCGCCGTGGCGGAGACGCTCGGCGGGTCGGTGCCGGAGGTGATCGCCGGCTATCCGCGCCGGCTCACCAGGTACCCGGTCCAGCTTCCGGCGGCCGGGCGACCGCAGTCGTGGGCTTCCGGCGGCCTGCTGATGCTGCTCGCGACCATCTTGGGACTGCGCCCGTGCGGGGACAACCTGCTGGTGGACCCGGCCATCCCCGCCGGCTACGGAAAGATCGAGCTGCTCGACGTCCCGGGCCGGTGGGGCCGGGCCGACTCGTACGGCCGGGAACGAGGCAGTCGTCGGCGGCTGCGCACCGGCGGGGGAGCGGGCCGGCGCGCCGCCTGA
- a CDS encoding alpha/beta fold hydrolase → MSVEYAQEYVDVDGARIGVQVYPEPAGRSGAPVVVIWPAMGVRARYYRPFAAALREAGLAVIVADLRGTGESTPTPARTCRYGYAELAGDVGAVLDALKPRLDGRVRVLLGHSLGGQVAVLHQALHDAGRVDGLALVAVGLPWWRRYPGRRGWGVLPYTQGIAAAARLLGVWPGWGFGGRQARGVIRDWAHTARTGRFPALDGVDAEAAVRRIRTPVLAVSVDDDQYTPHDTLDHLCDKLTGAPVTRHRYTVAEAGAALDHFTWVRAAAPLAARVAAFADTLPTRIPGA, encoded by the coding sequence GTGAGTGTCGAGTACGCGCAGGAGTACGTGGACGTCGACGGCGCCCGGATCGGGGTGCAGGTCTATCCGGAGCCGGCCGGGCGGTCCGGCGCGCCGGTGGTGGTGATCTGGCCGGCCATGGGCGTCCGGGCCCGCTACTACCGGCCGTTCGCCGCCGCGCTGCGCGAGGCCGGGCTCGCGGTGATCGTGGCGGACCTGCGCGGCACCGGAGAGAGCACCCCCACCCCGGCCCGCACCTGCCGGTACGGCTACGCCGAGCTGGCCGGCGACGTCGGCGCGGTGCTCGACGCGCTCAAGCCACGGCTGGACGGCCGGGTCCGGGTGCTGCTCGGGCACTCCCTCGGCGGGCAGGTCGCGGTGCTGCACCAGGCGCTGCACGACGCCGGCCGGGTGGACGGGCTGGCGCTCGTGGCGGTGGGCCTGCCGTGGTGGCGACGGTATCCCGGTCGACGCGGCTGGGGTGTGCTGCCGTACACCCAGGGCATCGCGGCGGCGGCCCGACTGCTCGGCGTCTGGCCCGGCTGGGGCTTCGGCGGCCGGCAGGCGCGCGGTGTGATCCGCGACTGGGCGCACACCGCCCGCACCGGGCGGTTCCCGGCGCTCGACGGGGTCGACGCGGAGGCCGCCGTGCGGCGGATCCGGACGCCCGTGCTCGCGGTGAGCGTCGACGACGACCAGTACACGCCGCACGACACGCTCGACCACCTCTGCGACAAGCTGACCGGCGCGCCGGTCACCCGGCACCGGTACACCGTCGCCGAGGCGGGCGCCGCGCTGGACCACTTCACCTGGGTCCGGGCGGCGGCGCCGCTCGCCGCCCGGGTGGCCGCGTTCGCCGACACGCTGCCGACCCGCATCCCGGGGGCGTGA